The sequence AGATCGGCGAAGGAACGAGTGAGATTCAGAGGCTTGTGATTTCGAGGTATATCGGGTGCTAGGACATGGACGATTGAACATGGACGCTTGCCCGCCTACTGGCGGGATGTACGATTTAACATTGAAAATTAATGTAAAATCGTCCATGAAAAATCGTCTATCGTACATGAAGGCTGGGAAAAATGATTAAATTTTATTGTTTAATGATTCTCCAGATACAGCAGGTGGAGGAATTAAAAAGATGTTCAATTTTCAACGAGTGCGCTTTTTCCCTTTGCCCGATTATGATTTGTCAGGTGGCAAGGTGAAAGTCACTATAACTGGTAATGTTCTTGACGTTGATTATGCAAATCTTTTGGCCAGAAACCAGGACCTTTCCTTAGAAGAGATCATCATGCTTGATAAAGTACAGAAAAAGATACCAATTAGTAAGTCAGAGGAAAAACATTTGAAATCCAAGCATTTGATAGAGGGGAGAAGGCCTAATTATTTCATTGATAATAAAGTAGCACAGAAAACAGGTCAAAAAGCTGCTTATTCAAAGAATAGAGCATTTGATAAAAAGCACTACCTTGATTTAATTGAGCTAGCTATCAGAGAATGTAAAAGTG comes from Bacteroidales bacterium and encodes:
- a CDS encoding transcriptional regulator gives rise to the protein MFNDSPDTAGGGIKKMFNFQRVRFFPLPDYDLSGGKVKVTITGNVLDVDYANLLARNQDLSLEEIIMLDKVQKKIPISKSEEKHLKSKHLIEGRRPNYFIDNKVAQKTGQKAAYSKNRAFDKKHYLDLIELAIRECKS